A genomic stretch from Bordetella sp. N includes:
- a CDS encoding NAD(P)-dependent oxidoreductase, giving the protein MSHFTRVGFIGLGVMGEPICRNLAQKGGLPVLGCDMNPEPLARLAPHGVQAVDVATIARECDIIFLSLPSGEIVEKLVRGDNGQAGLLAASRPGQVIVDTSTSPVDTTRRLSAEFAERQVTFIDAPVARTRAAAEAGTLSVMVGAEPDVFERVKPLIATFANEITLCGGVGSGQVVKILNNMVLFETVTAIAEARGIARRSGVDPKVILETFTLGSADSFALRNHGLKAILPGQFPEKAFPVSYARKDLNYALRLAEQTGIPAHGARNVDQWFEAALARGLGDRYWPVISRVIDDEDGGNASGH; this is encoded by the coding sequence ATGAGTCATTTCACCCGCGTCGGCTTCATCGGACTGGGCGTGATGGGCGAACCCATCTGCCGCAACCTGGCGCAAAAAGGCGGCTTGCCCGTCCTGGGCTGCGACATGAACCCCGAGCCCCTGGCCCGCCTGGCGCCGCATGGCGTGCAGGCCGTCGACGTTGCCACCATCGCCCGCGAATGCGACATCATCTTCCTGTCGCTGCCCTCCGGCGAGATCGTCGAGAAGCTGGTGCGCGGCGACAACGGCCAGGCCGGCCTGCTGGCCGCTTCCCGCCCCGGCCAGGTCATAGTCGACACCAGCACGTCGCCCGTGGACACCACGCGCCGGCTGTCGGCCGAGTTCGCCGAACGCCAGGTCACGTTCATCGATGCCCCCGTGGCGCGCACGCGCGCGGCCGCCGAGGCCGGCACCCTGTCGGTCATGGTCGGTGCCGAGCCGGACGTCTTCGAACGCGTGAAGCCGCTGATCGCCACCTTCGCCAATGAAATCACCCTGTGCGGCGGTGTCGGCAGCGGCCAGGTGGTCAAGATCCTCAACAATATGGTGCTGTTCGAGACCGTCACCGCCATTGCCGAGGCCCGCGGCATCGCCCGCCGCTCCGGCGTCGATCCCAAGGTCATCCTGGAAACCTTCACGCTGGGTTCGGCGGACAGCTTCGCGTTGCGCAACCATGGCTTAAAGGCTATCCTGCCAGGTCAATTTCCCGAGAAAGCGTTCCCGGTGAGCTACGCGCGCAAAGACCTGAACTATGCGTTGCGGCTCGCCGAACAGACCGGCATCCCGGCGCACGGCGCCCGCAACGTGGACCAGTGGTTCGAGGCGGCGCTGGCGCGTGGCCTGGGTGACCGATACTGGCCCGTCATCAGCCGTGTGATCGATGACGAGGATGGTGGCAACGCCTCGGGCCACTAG
- a CDS encoding IclR family transcriptional regulator encodes MSRTAAPQDTADGVAAVERALSIVDTIAQRTDPISLADLSRATGFYKSTLLRLIASLEKANLVVRRADGRYALGLYAHKLGRAYEATYRLAEIMQPLLQGLVDHGTESASFHAYHDAQSRICLLRVDSHHSTLDRIRAGDLLPLSKGAAGKLLTAYFTQGASVADAGLLMTSMGERDPSCAAVASPVFGPDDDIHGVISLSGPKERFTPAAIKKMSKLVQESAAQATLALGGRWPD; translated from the coding sequence ATGAGCCGTACCGCCGCCCCCCAGGACACCGCCGACGGCGTCGCCGCCGTCGAACGTGCGCTATCCATCGTCGACACTATCGCCCAGCGGACCGACCCCATCAGTCTCGCGGATCTGTCGCGCGCGACCGGGTTCTACAAAAGCACCCTGCTGCGGCTGATCGCATCCCTGGAAAAAGCCAACCTGGTGGTGCGGCGCGCCGACGGCCGTTATGCCTTGGGACTGTATGCCCACAAGCTGGGACGCGCTTATGAAGCCACATATCGCCTGGCCGAGATCATGCAGCCGCTGTTGCAAGGTCTGGTCGATCACGGCACGGAAAGCGCGTCCTTCCACGCTTATCATGACGCGCAGTCGCGCATCTGCCTGTTGCGCGTCGATTCCCACCATTCGACTCTGGATCGCATCCGCGCCGGCGACCTGCTGCCGCTGAGCAAAGGCGCGGCGGGCAAGCTGCTGACGGCCTACTTCACGCAGGGCGCCAGCGTGGCGGACGCGGGACTGCTCATGACCTCCATGGGTGAGCGCGATCCCAGCTGCGCGGCGGTGGCCAGTCCGGTGTTCGGCCCGGACGACGACATCCACGGCGTGATTTCCCTGTCCGGCCCCAAGGAACGCTTCACCCCCGCGGCGATCAAGAAGATGTCCAAGCTGGTGCAGGAAAGCGCGGCCCAGGCCACGCTGGCCCTGGGTGGTCGCTGGCCGGACTGA
- a CDS encoding MFS transporter has translation MQQLSALRPALPILLGAAVMLSLSMGMRQSLGIFVPPLTRDLGISVSDFTIAISVQNLAWGILQPIAGAMVPRIGFRPLLVTGAFLFLLGLVLLASAHGLPLVIVGAGVCIGAGLAATGSSMAMAVSVRPVSAAQRSLVLGLVSSAGSLGAMIAAPLGQVVMQHWHWRMGTVSFIVLAVIMLPAAWYAGSVDRLPRPVAPRSPTGVEMTAAQVLGMAMRNGPFVIMALAYFVCGMQLVFLTTHLPTYLDLCGMDPMLSAKALAMIGGFNALGSLFFGWAGGHFNKQALLGFIYILRSLTLVWYFHNLPTPETTLIFAAVMGFLWLGVVPLVSGWIAETFGLRWQAMLIGVAFCSHQLGSFTGAMGGGYVYDLLHNYDLAWQIGAAVGVTAGLVQLGTVVFWRRPRSGLPA, from the coding sequence ATGCAGCAGCTATCCGCCTTGCGTCCCGCCCTTCCGATACTGTTGGGGGCGGCGGTCATGCTGAGCCTGTCGATGGGCATGCGCCAGAGCCTGGGGATTTTCGTGCCGCCGCTGACGCGCGACCTGGGCATCTCCGTCAGCGACTTCACCATCGCCATCTCCGTACAGAACCTGGCCTGGGGCATCCTGCAACCCATCGCGGGCGCCATGGTGCCGCGTATCGGTTTCCGGCCGCTGCTGGTGACCGGCGCTTTCCTGTTCCTGCTGGGCCTGGTCCTGCTCGCCAGCGCGCATGGCTTGCCGCTGGTGATCGTGGGCGCCGGCGTCTGCATCGGCGCCGGCCTGGCCGCCACCGGCAGCAGCATGGCGATGGCCGTGTCGGTGCGGCCCGTGTCGGCGGCGCAGCGCAGCCTGGTGCTGGGCCTGGTGTCTTCCGCCGGCTCGCTGGGCGCGATGATCGCCGCGCCACTGGGCCAGGTGGTCATGCAACACTGGCATTGGCGCATGGGCACCGTGTCCTTCATTGTGCTGGCCGTGATCATGCTGCCGGCGGCCTGGTACGCCGGCAGCGTCGACCGCCTGCCGCGCCCCGTGGCGCCGCGCTCACCCACCGGCGTCGAAATGACGGCAGCCCAGGTGCTCGGCATGGCGATGCGGAACGGGCCCTTCGTGATCATGGCCCTGGCCTACTTCGTCTGTGGCATGCAGCTGGTCTTCCTGACCACCCATCTGCCGACGTATCTCGATCTTTGTGGCATGGATCCCATGCTGTCGGCCAAGGCACTGGCGATGATCGGCGGCTTCAATGCCCTGGGCAGCCTCTTCTTCGGCTGGGCCGGCGGTCACTTCAACAAGCAGGCGCTGCTGGGCTTCATCTATATCCTGCGGTCGCTCACCCTGGTCTGGTATTTCCACAATCTGCCTACGCCCGAGACCACGCTGATCTTCGCGGCCGTCATGGGCTTTCTGTGGCTGGGCGTGGTGCCGCTGGTGTCGGGCTGGATCGCCGAGACCTTCGGCCTGCGCTGGCAAGCCATGCTGATCGGCGTCGCATTCTGCAGCCATCAGCTGGGCAGTTTTACAGGCGCGATGGGTGGCGGCTACGTCTACGACCTGCTGCACAACTACGACCTGGCGTGGCAGATCGGCGCGGCCGTCGGCGTGACGGCGGGCCTGGTGCAACTGGGCACCGTCGTGTTCTGGCGCCGGCCGCGCTCAGGGCTGCCCGCCTGA
- a CDS encoding LysR family transcriptional regulator, whose translation MSYELKDLRLFKAIVQAGNLSAGAAAMHMTAPSASYRLKNLEYTAGSPLFLRSAKGMTLTPAGEALARHADVLLANLQAMQDEVGAYARNLKGRIRLLANSSSLNGFIIPSLARFLATNSHIDVDLQEADSEAIAGAIRRGEADIGIFAGRSQDADLHCELYAIDRLICAAPPDHPLATRPRIAFAEALSHGFVCMDRASSNFHFLETQAAKAGKSLNVRVHAHDFASVLYLVRAGVGLALVPTSVAEPDLRGGTLVGVALLDAWALRDLHLVTRQDAPSGGLVRQFADVLLHDPQVTATRSREPGAPWMAAGSGGQP comes from the coding sequence ATGTCCTATGAACTGAAGGATCTGCGCCTGTTCAAGGCCATCGTGCAGGCCGGCAATCTTTCCGCGGGCGCGGCCGCCATGCATATGACGGCGCCGTCGGCCAGCTACCGGCTGAAGAACCTGGAGTACACCGCCGGCAGTCCGCTGTTCCTGCGCTCGGCCAAGGGCATGACCCTGACGCCCGCCGGCGAGGCATTGGCGCGCCACGCCGATGTCCTGCTGGCGAATCTGCAGGCCATGCAGGACGAGGTCGGCGCTTACGCCCGTAATCTCAAAGGCCGCATCCGTCTGTTGGCCAACAGCAGTTCCCTGAACGGCTTCATCATTCCCAGCCTGGCGCGTTTCCTGGCGACCAATTCCCATATCGACGTCGATCTGCAGGAAGCGGACAGCGAAGCCATCGCCGGCGCCATCAGGCGCGGGGAAGCGGATATCGGCATCTTCGCGGGTCGCTCGCAGGATGCCGACCTGCATTGCGAGCTGTACGCGATCGACAGGCTGATCTGCGCCGCGCCGCCCGACCACCCCTTGGCCACGCGCCCGCGCATTGCCTTCGCGGAAGCCCTGTCCCATGGTTTCGTTTGCATGGACCGGGCCAGCAGCAATTTCCATTTCCTCGAAACGCAGGCCGCCAAGGCAGGCAAGTCCTTGAATGTGCGCGTGCATGCGCACGATTTCGCGTCGGTGCTTTATCTGGTGCGTGCCGGCGTGGGACTGGCCCTGGTGCCGACCAGCGTGGCCGAGCCCGACCTGCGCGGGGGCACGCTCGTTGGCGTGGCCTTGCTGGATGCCTGGGCCTTGCGCGACCTGCACCTGGTCACCCGCCAGGACGCCCCGTCCGGCGGCCTGGTCCGCCAGTTCGCTGATGTCCTGCTGCACGATCCCCAGGTCACGGCGACCCGAAGCCGGGAGCCGGGCGCGCCCTGGATGGCCGCCGGATCAGGCGGGCAGCCCTGA
- a CDS encoding enoyl-CoA hydratase, giving the protein MKQDDFSHPHAGFSLTPQGVATLEIRDAGKLNILSARVVEGLIEALDHIAGRDDVRVVVLRAQQEKAFVAGSDITEMAGFDHAGAIGYIDRLRQLCDGVRLLPMPVIARIPGWCLGGGMELALACDLRIASEQAHMGMPEVKVGVPSIIHAALLPRLVGKARANWMLLTGEVVEADLALSWGLLDRVVAPAALDAEVDRIAGMLAGLGPRVLAQQKRLLREWEDEPLEVSIRNGVLEFGAAFGTGEPGRYMQAFLDEKKARTKGG; this is encoded by the coding sequence ATGAAACAGGACGATTTTTCCCATCCCCACGCGGGCTTCTCCCTGACGCCGCAGGGAGTGGCGACCCTGGAGATCCGTGACGCCGGCAAGCTCAACATCCTCAGCGCGCGCGTGGTGGAGGGCTTGATCGAGGCGCTCGATCACATCGCCGGCCGTGACGACGTGCGCGTCGTCGTGCTGCGGGCACAGCAGGAGAAGGCTTTCGTCGCCGGCTCCGACATCACGGAAATGGCCGGCTTCGACCATGCCGGCGCCATCGGCTACATCGATCGCCTGCGCCAGCTTTGCGATGGCGTGCGCCTGTTGCCGATGCCCGTGATTGCCCGCATACCGGGCTGGTGCCTGGGCGGCGGCATGGAACTGGCCCTGGCCTGCGATCTGCGCATCGCGTCCGAGCAGGCCCATATGGGCATGCCCGAGGTCAAAGTCGGCGTGCCGTCCATCATCCACGCCGCCTTGCTGCCCCGTCTGGTGGGCAAGGCGCGCGCCAACTGGATGCTGCTTACCGGCGAAGTGGTGGAAGCCGATCTTGCCTTGTCCTGGGGTTTGCTGGATCGCGTGGTGGCGCCGGCCGCGCTGGACGCGGAAGTGGACCGGATTGCGGGTATGCTGGCCGGGCTGGGCCCACGCGTGCTGGCCCAGCAGAAGCGCCTGCTGCGCGAATGGGAAGACGAGCCGCTGGAGGTCTCGATCCGCAATGGCGTGCTGGAGTTCGGCGCGGCATTTGGGACGGGAGAGCCGGGTCGCTATATGCAGGCTTTCCTGGATGAGAAAAAAGCGCGCACAAAAGGTGGATGA
- a CDS encoding tripartite tricarboxylate transporter substrate binding protein, whose translation MFPTLYRAAGALTLALGAAALAAPASAAYPDHSLQLIVPYAPGGTTDLMARIVAPKLSEVLGQTVVVVNKPGAGGALGSAYAAREPADGYTLVMAVESSHAVNPAVHEKSSYDPVKDFAPISNLANVLGVLDVRGDSNIKTFQQLLDQLKAKPGRDAFGSSGSGGYSHLFGELFLSSTGTKMLHVPYKGLGPALVDLMAGQVQVVFDNLPSSAGFIASGKLRALAVASPQRVKSLPDVPTYAELGYPQLNTPSWFGLAAPKGTPAPILDKLNGAIKQVLAEPSVIAAIEQQGAVPDYTTREQFAAVIQHSYGVWQKVVNDIGFQKL comes from the coding sequence ATGTTCCCCACGCTGTATCGCGCCGCCGGCGCCCTGACCCTTGCCCTGGGCGCCGCCGCGCTCGCCGCGCCTGCTTCGGCGGCCTACCCGGACCACAGCCTGCAGCTGATCGTTCCCTACGCGCCAGGCGGGACCACAGACCTGATGGCCCGCATCGTCGCGCCCAAGCTGAGCGAAGTATTGGGACAGACCGTCGTGGTGGTCAACAAACCCGGCGCCGGCGGTGCGTTGGGCAGTGCGTACGCCGCGCGCGAGCCGGCCGACGGCTACACCCTGGTGATGGCGGTGGAAAGCTCGCACGCCGTCAATCCCGCGGTCCACGAGAAATCCAGCTACGACCCCGTCAAGGATTTCGCGCCCATCAGCAACCTGGCCAACGTGCTGGGTGTCCTGGACGTGCGGGGTGATTCGAACATCAAGACCTTCCAGCAACTGCTGGACCAGCTCAAGGCCAAGCCCGGCCGCGATGCGTTCGGCTCGTCCGGCAGCGGTGGCTACAGCCATCTGTTCGGCGAACTCTTCCTTAGCAGCACCGGCACCAAGATGCTGCACGTGCCGTACAAAGGTTTGGGACCCGCGCTGGTGGACCTGATGGCGGGCCAGGTGCAGGTGGTGTTCGATAACCTGCCGTCCTCGGCGGGCTTCATCGCGTCGGGCAAGTTGCGCGCGCTGGCGGTGGCTTCGCCGCAGCGGGTCAAGAGCCTGCCGGACGTGCCTACCTATGCGGAGCTGGGCTATCCGCAATTGAACACCCCCAGCTGGTTCGGCCTGGCCGCGCCCAAGGGCACGCCGGCGCCTATCCTCGACAAGCTGAACGGCGCCATCAAGCAGGTGCTGGCCGAGCCTTCGGTCATCGCCGCCATCGAGCAACAGGGGGCCGTGCCGGACTACACCACGCGTGAACAGTTCGCCGCCGTGATCCAGCACTCCTATGGCGTCTGGCAGAAGGTGGTCAACGATATCGGCTTCCAGAAACTGTAG